A region from the Melioribacter roseus P3M-2 genome encodes:
- a CDS encoding glycoside hydrolase family 3 N-terminal domain-containing protein, translating into MKKYLLLFFVGALVFAQNKTLDQKVDSVLALMTLDEKVGQLVQYSAGWDTGTRTRKPKEGHEELIRRGQIGSFLNIVGAEQTKRLQRIAVEESRLGIPLIFGLDVIHGYKTTFPIPLAEACSWNPELVELSARMQAIETSAAGVHWTFSPMVDIARDPRWGRIMEGSGEDPYLGAVMAAARVKGYQGKSLSDINTILACAKHFAGYGAVEGGKDYNTVDISERTLREIHLPPFKAAVDAGVGSLMSAFNEIGGIPSSANKLLLTQILRNEWHSDAFVLTDWNTIGEFMIHGIAHDLKEATKIAIEASVDMDMESNGYHYHLAELVKEGKVDVKYIDNAVRRILKAKFRLGLFDDPYRYSDPAREAEVTLNDDLRKAAKQVALESVVLLKNENNLLPLDKNIKSIALIGELAASKDDPLGPWSQQGTPETVVSILEGLKNKVGDRIKINYAEGCKVRGNDKSGFAEAVEAVKKSDVAIVVIGETRDMSGEAHSRATLDLPGVQEELIKEINKTGKPVIAILMNGRPLTINWVSENIPAIIESWYLGCEHGSAVADILFGDFVPSGKLTVTFPKGVGQIPLYYNHKNSGRPYNPENPRYTSYYIDFSLEPLYPFGYGLSYTTFEYSNLKLKTDKVRAGETVRFSVDVANTGKYEAQEIVQVYVRDLVGSVTRPVKELKDFRKINLKPGETKTVEFELPVERLKFFDINMNYVLEPGKFKLMVGPNSKDLMETEFELIQ; encoded by the coding sequence ATGAAAAAATATCTCCTATTGTTTTTCGTCGGCGCTCTTGTCTTCGCGCAGAATAAAACTCTCGATCAAAAAGTCGATTCGGTTCTCGCTTTAATGACCCTCGACGAAAAAGTCGGACAACTCGTTCAATACAGCGCGGGATGGGATACGGGAACGAGAACGAGAAAACCGAAAGAGGGACATGAAGAATTAATTCGACGTGGACAAATCGGTTCGTTTTTAAATATAGTGGGAGCCGAACAAACCAAACGGCTCCAGAGAATCGCCGTGGAAGAAAGCAGACTTGGAATACCATTGATTTTCGGACTCGACGTTATTCACGGATATAAAACAACATTCCCAATTCCGCTTGCTGAAGCTTGCAGCTGGAATCCGGAATTGGTCGAACTTTCGGCGCGCATGCAGGCAATTGAAACATCGGCTGCGGGCGTCCACTGGACATTCAGTCCCATGGTCGATATTGCAAGAGACCCGAGATGGGGACGTATAATGGAAGGCAGCGGCGAAGACCCGTATCTCGGAGCGGTTATGGCCGCCGCCAGAGTTAAAGGTTATCAGGGGAAAAGTTTGAGCGATATCAATACAATACTCGCTTGCGCGAAACATTTTGCAGGATACGGAGCGGTTGAAGGCGGAAAAGATTATAACACCGTCGATATATCGGAACGTACGTTGAGGGAAATTCATCTGCCCCCTTTCAAAGCCGCCGTCGACGCGGGCGTCGGTTCGTTAATGTCGGCTTTCAATGAAATTGGCGGAATCCCTTCCTCGGCAAACAAATTATTGCTGACTCAAATACTCAGAAACGAATGGCATTCGGACGCGTTTGTTTTAACAGATTGGAATACGATCGGCGAGTTTATGATTCACGGAATCGCTCATGATTTGAAAGAGGCGACTAAAATTGCAATCGAAGCCTCGGTAGATATGGACATGGAAAGCAACGGCTATCATTATCATCTGGCGGAGCTTGTTAAAGAAGGAAAGGTAGACGTTAAATATATCGATAACGCCGTAAGACGAATCCTCAAAGCAAAATTCAGACTCGGTTTATTCGACGATCCTTACAGATACTCCGACCCTGCGCGCGAAGCCGAAGTTACGTTGAATGACGATTTACGAAAAGCGGCAAAGCAAGTCGCGCTTGAATCGGTGGTTCTGTTAAAGAACGAAAACAACCTTCTTCCTTTGGATAAGAATATCAAGTCGATAGCGTTAATCGGCGAGCTTGCGGCTTCGAAAGACGATCCGCTCGGTCCGTGGTCGCAGCAGGGAACGCCAGAAACGGTTGTATCGATACTGGAAGGATTGAAAAATAAAGTCGGCGACAGGATTAAGATTAATTACGCCGAAGGGTGCAAAGTGCGCGGCAACGATAAATCGGGTTTTGCGGAAGCTGTCGAAGCGGTCAAGAAATCCGACGTGGCGATTGTGGTTATCGGAGAAACCCGCGATATGAGCGGCGAAGCGCATTCGAGAGCCACTCTCGATCTGCCCGGCGTTCAGGAAGAATTGATTAAAGAAATAAATAAAACCGGAAAGCCCGTAATAGCGATTTTGATGAACGGCAGACCTCTGACTATAAACTGGGTGTCTGAAAATATTCCTGCAATAATCGAATCGTGGTATCTCGGCTGCGAGCACGGAAGCGCCGTTGCCGATATTCTGTTCGGCGATTTCGTGCCGTCCGGCAAACTTACGGTTACGTTCCCTAAAGGAGTCGGTCAAATTCCGCTCTATTATAATCATAAAAATTCGGGTCGTCCTTACAATCCGGAGAACCCGAGATACACTTCGTATTACATCGATTTCAGTCTGGAACCTCTCTATCCGTTCGGCTACGGTCTCAGCTATACTACATTCGAGTATTCTAATTTGAAATTGAAAACGGACAAAGTTCGAGCCGGCGAAACCGTGCGTTTCAGCGTGGATGTTGCCAACACGGGAAAATACGAAGCGCAAGAAATTGTTCAGGTATACGTCAGAGACCTCGTCGGAAGCGTAACGCGTCCGGTTAAAGAGTTGAAAGATTTCAGGAAAATAAATTTGAAACCCGGAGAAACAAAAACGGTCGAATTCGAACTGCCGGTCGAACGTCTGAAATTTTTCGATATAAATATGAATTACGTTCTTGAACCGGGCAAGTTCAAACTTATGGTAGGACCTAATTCCAAAGATTTGATGGAAACGGAATTCGAATTAATTCAATAA
- a CDS encoding glycoside hydrolase family 9 protein, whose translation MKKAAFLVLFFISLLTKAGGFSINQAGYLIDAPKYFFINEPADSFYLHDVVDDKLVFKGAIELKAKNDPATGMDVYKGDFSGFETPGKYYIALANGKKSPQFEISDTVYNNLFNASLKSYYYQRCGVGLESKYAGEFKYGKCHTKDARFHPLAGEGYKDVTGGWHDAGDYGKYVVNAGVTVGTLLMAYEFFPAKFLSDSLNIPESGNRIPDILDEALFEIDWMLKMQREDGAVFTKVTKEKFEDFVMPDKDVEEGRLIYHVSSTATADFAAVLAKASRLIKDYDKDLAKKYLDAATAAWKFLSDNPGIIPTGGFKNPEGTVTGEYGDRDDSDERAWAAAELFMSTGDKEYLDYFTIYARKNNFRFKSISWSQLNDLAYFTILANSSKRNIPEDIKDKIKAELLAYSDYLTAKSDRDGYGVTILPGEYRWGCNSDVLNNALILIIGYEITGDKNFYNLALGQLNYILGANAHKISFVTGIGADYVRHPHHRPTASDGIEEPVPGFLSGGPNQNLQDPVLLKLFDKNTPPAMCYADDTGSWSSNEIAINWNAPLVFVSGYFK comes from the coding sequence ATGAAAAAGGCTGCGTTTTTAGTCTTGTTTTTTATTTCCTTACTAACAAAAGCCGGCGGTTTTTCGATTAATCAGGCGGGATATTTAATCGATGCGCCGAAGTATTTTTTTATAAACGAGCCGGCGGATTCGTTCTACCTGCATGACGTTGTAGACGACAAGTTAGTATTTAAAGGCGCAATTGAATTAAAAGCCAAAAACGATCCCGCCACCGGAATGGATGTTTATAAAGGAGATTTTTCAGGTTTTGAAACGCCGGGTAAATATTATATTGCGCTTGCCAACGGGAAAAAATCGCCGCAGTTCGAAATATCTGATACCGTTTATAATAATTTATTCAACGCGTCTTTAAAATCGTATTATTATCAAAGATGCGGAGTCGGACTCGAAAGTAAATATGCGGGAGAATTTAAATACGGTAAATGCCATACAAAAGACGCGCGGTTTCATCCACTTGCGGGAGAAGGCTACAAAGACGTTACAGGAGGCTGGCACGATGCTGGCGATTACGGTAAGTATGTAGTTAACGCGGGCGTTACCGTAGGAACATTGTTGATGGCATACGAATTTTTCCCCGCTAAATTTTTGAGCGACAGCTTGAATATTCCCGAAAGCGGAAACCGTATTCCCGATATTCTCGACGAAGCTTTATTCGAAATCGATTGGATGCTGAAAATGCAGAGGGAGGACGGCGCTGTATTCACAAAAGTTACTAAAGAAAAATTCGAAGACTTTGTAATGCCGGATAAAGACGTTGAAGAAGGACGTTTGATCTATCACGTTTCTTCGACCGCGACGGCAGACTTTGCGGCTGTTTTGGCTAAAGCGTCCCGTTTGATAAAAGACTACGATAAAGACCTCGCTAAAAAGTATCTCGATGCGGCTACCGCGGCATGGAAATTTTTATCTGATAATCCCGGAATAATACCGACGGGAGGCTTTAAAAATCCCGAAGGCACGGTTACGGGCGAATACGGCGATCGGGACGATTCCGACGAAAGAGCCTGGGCTGCGGCGGAATTATTTATGTCCACAGGCGACAAGGAATATCTCGATTATTTTACAATATATGCGCGCAAAAATAATTTCCGTTTTAAATCGATCAGCTGGTCGCAACTCAACGACCTGGCGTACTTTACCATTCTCGCCAATAGTTCCAAAAGAAATATTCCGGAAGATATTAAAGATAAAATCAAAGCGGAATTGCTTGCTTATTCGGATTACCTTACCGCAAAAAGCGACAGAGACGGCTACGGGGTTACTATTCTGCCGGGAGAATATCGTTGGGGTTGCAACTCGGACGTCCTGAACAATGCGCTAATTTTAATTATAGGCTATGAAATAACCGGCGATAAGAATTTTTATAATCTGGCGTTAGGACAATTGAATTATATTCTGGGAGCTAACGCGCATAAAATTTCGTTTGTTACCGGTATCGGCGCCGATTACGTCCGTCATCCGCATCATCGTCCGACTGCATCCGACGGCATAGAAGAGCCTGTGCCGGGATTCTTGTCCGGAGGTCCGAATCAAAACCTTCAGGATCCTGTTCTGTTAAAATTATTCGACAAAAATACTCCTCCCGCAATGTGTTACGCGGACGATACCGGCAGCTGGTCGTCAAACGAAATTGCCATCAATTGGAATGCTCCTCTGGTTTTTGTAAGCGGCTATTTCAAATAA
- a CDS encoding glycoside hydrolase family 5 protein, giving the protein MSIKNILLLLTLISFSFFNCKDESQAVTNPAEDASPKTIVELIGPLKTAGNRIVGKADTAVVLRGMSLFWSQWGGKYYNEECVKWLRDDWKCTIVRASIGVESGGYLSNPEAEMQKAETVINAAINLGIYVIVDWHDHHAENHLEEAKEFFKAIAQKYGDKPNLIYEIYNEPMQVSWSKVVKPYAVEVIKTIREYDPDNLIVVGNPTWSQDVDVAAKDPIDDVNVAYSLHFYSSTHRQYNRTKASNALANGAALFVTEYGLSEASGNGNIDLNEANLWFDFMEQNKLSSCNWSVMDKNESSAALKPGASATGGWNESDLTLSGNTIRNYIRSHNAPLFELLTKQSKR; this is encoded by the coding sequence ATGTCTATTAAAAATATCCTTCTTCTTTTAACGCTAATTTCCTTTTCCTTTTTCAATTGCAAGGATGAAAGCCAGGCGGTTACGAATCCTGCTGAAGATGCAAGTCCAAAAACAATTGTTGAGTTGATCGGACCTCTGAAAACAGCCGGAAACAGAATTGTCGGGAAAGCAGACACCGCCGTAGTGCTGAGAGGAATGAGTTTGTTCTGGAGTCAATGGGGCGGTAAATACTATAATGAAGAGTGCGTCAAATGGTTAAGAGACGATTGGAAGTGTACGATTGTAAGAGCTTCTATCGGAGTCGAAAGCGGCGGTTATCTTTCCAATCCCGAAGCGGAAATGCAAAAAGCCGAAACGGTTATAAACGCCGCGATTAATCTGGGCATTTATGTAATTGTCGACTGGCACGACCATCACGCCGAAAATCACCTGGAAGAAGCCAAGGAATTTTTCAAGGCAATAGCTCAAAAATACGGCGACAAACCGAATCTGATTTACGAAATTTACAACGAGCCGATGCAGGTGTCGTGGAGCAAAGTCGTAAAGCCGTACGCAGTGGAAGTGATTAAAACCATCAGAGAATACGACCCCGACAATTTAATCGTCGTGGGCAATCCCACATGGTCTCAGGACGTAGACGTCGCGGCAAAAGACCCGATTGACGACGTAAACGTCGCTTATTCGCTCCATTTTTATTCCAGCACTCACAGGCAATACAACAGAACAAAAGCCTCAAACGCTCTCGCAAACGGCGCGGCTCTATTTGTAACCGAATACGGTTTGAGCGAAGCCAGCGGCAACGGCAATATCGATTTGAACGAAGCAAATCTATGGTTCGACTTTATGGAACAAAATAAATTGAGCAGTTGCAACTGGTCGGTTATGGATAAAAACGAAAGCTCAGCGGCTCTGAAGCCCGGTGCTTCTGCTACCGGCGGATGGAACGAATCCGACCTGACGCTTTCGGGCAATACGATACGAAATTACATCCGCTCGCATAATGCTCCATTATTCGAACTTTTAACTAAACAGAGCAAGCGATGA
- a CDS encoding ROK family protein encodes MSKIQLVMGIDVGGTNTAFGFVDRKGKLIYDASLPTKAELDARQLFERIFNAANKSFKKFEKKYELVGIGIGAPNANYYKGTVEKPPNLNWGKVNVVKLIKEFSDLPVVITNDANAAALGEMIFGAAKGMKNFIVITLGTGLGSGIVVDGNLVYGSDGFAGELGHTTYDPNGRLCGCGRLGCLETYASATGIKRTALELMAKYPYPSSLRKLNCEKLSAKDIYNAAVKGDKIALEAFDYTAKALGFKLADTVVHLSPEAIILYGGLALAGDLIIKPTKKYMERQMLNIFKNKVKIIPSALPGKGAGIMGAAALIWNELEKI; translated from the coding sequence ATGAGCAAAATTCAGCTGGTAATGGGAATCGATGTCGGGGGAACAAATACCGCATTCGGATTCGTCGATCGGAAAGGGAAACTGATTTACGACGCTTCGCTGCCGACAAAAGCGGAATTGGACGCGAGGCAATTATTCGAAAGAATATTTAATGCGGCAAATAAGTCGTTTAAGAAATTTGAAAAAAAATATGAATTGGTGGGAATAGGCATTGGAGCGCCGAATGCAAATTACTATAAAGGCACGGTTGAAAAGCCGCCCAATTTGAATTGGGGTAAAGTCAATGTAGTTAAACTTATAAAAGAATTTTCCGATTTGCCCGTGGTCATCACAAACGACGCAAACGCAGCGGCTCTGGGAGAAATGATTTTCGGGGCGGCGAAAGGAATGAAAAATTTCATCGTTATTACTTTGGGCACGGGACTCGGCAGCGGCATTGTAGTCGACGGAAATCTTGTTTACGGCAGCGACGGCTTTGCCGGCGAACTCGGACACACTACATACGATCCCAACGGCAGATTATGCGGGTGCGGAAGACTGGGTTGTCTCGAAACGTATGCCTCGGCTACGGGAATCAAAAGAACGGCGCTCGAGTTGATGGCTAAATATCCGTATCCGAGTTCATTGAGAAAATTGAACTGCGAAAAATTATCGGCAAAGGATATTTACAATGCCGCGGTAAAAGGAGATAAAATCGCTCTCGAAGCTTTTGATTATACGGCAAAAGCGCTCGGATTCAAATTGGCAGATACCGTAGTGCATCTGAGTCCCGAAGCAATAATACTCTACGGCGGACTGGCTCTTGCCGGCGACCTGATTATCAAACCGACGAAAAAATATATGGAAAGGCAGATGCTGAATATATTCAAGAACAAAGTGAAAATTATTCCTTCTGCTCTTCCGGGCAAAGGAGCTGGGATTATGGGAGCCGCCGCGCTTATCTGGAACGAATTGGAAAAAATTTAA
- a CDS encoding carbohydrate binding domain-containing protein, translated as MKLTKRLLWFVILPLITINGQNFTGGFNFYLPSEDTSSQNFFPKYPVSEINDFITIDDDGHFSINGKRMRFWGTNLGADAAFPPLDKCELIAGRMRKFGINLVRLHHLDNPWSNRSLVGKTSTRELNSYYLDILEFLIDKLKRNGIYINMNLHVSRTFRINDNVPAYDSLPEFGKGVNFFDPYIKSLHKEYARQLLTHVNPYTGLPLKDDPVMAMVEITNENSLYRFWRDDNLKPISEGGELPYVYSKKLDSLWIEFLREKYQNDEALKNAWNNYTKEAGAGEQIEDGGFESGSKGKWQLEQHSGATALFTIDSNESYKGGKSAKVEVTKSSDQNWHIQFKYPYATVKKDSTYTVKFAAKSSVPVQISVSVMNDGSPYNYYSGITINLTPDWQEFSFSFRAPEDNNGRARLSFNLGLENNTYWFDDFSFATAGIEGLREGESLASGNVGRIDYSKAVQFSAQRVKDMSEFYINLERQYFKEMTTYLKDTIGVKVPIVTTNWNAGTADLAAMSDGDYVDNHAYWDHPQFPNEPWSSTDWLINNTPMVKDINGGTVPGLYAGVPIKGKPFTVSEYNHSFPNRYQVESVLFSAGYASFNDADGFMYFAYDEAYDWGVDKINNYFAINRNSVLMSFFPTIAYVFRNGIVRPSSEPVYLSYTADTIYALPREDASGWTGPTYFDRKLALKHSVKTESYFGNHTTDFRALEATPVNPYKTDTGEIEWDADKGTISIITDRFVGYGGFFNGLLNKNAGGLKIVDTRGNSDFGVITWLSLDGDSLSESRKSLITIASRIQNRGMIWYNNNTTLKNSWGGSPTEILPLDLTLELNILADSIKIIPLDTKGKENYTKAFTVLPNAGGKFVVDLNQSVLNTLWFGIEAYGEGVPTSIKEESAINYDYNLMQNYPNPFNPSTQIEYSVGKEGFVSLKVYDVLGREVKTLAEGYHKPGGYKILFDASELSAGVYFYRLAAGNAEFTKSMLLVK; from the coding sequence ATGAAGTTGACAAAACGGCTCCTTTGGTTTGTGATTCTTCCTTTAATTACAATAAACGGACAAAACTTTACAGGCGGATTTAATTTTTATCTTCCTTCGGAAGATACCTCGTCGCAAAATTTTTTCCCGAAATATCCCGTAAGTGAAATAAATGATTTTATTACGATAGACGACGACGGGCATTTTAGTATTAACGGGAAACGGATGCGTTTCTGGGGAACGAATCTGGGAGCGGACGCCGCATTCCCGCCGCTGGACAAATGCGAACTGATCGCAGGAAGGATGCGCAAATTCGGAATTAATCTCGTCCGTCTGCATCATCTCGACAATCCCTGGTCTAACAGGAGCCTTGTGGGAAAAACTTCGACGCGCGAACTCAATTCCTATTACCTCGACATTCTCGAATTTCTGATCGATAAATTGAAACGCAACGGCATCTACATCAATATGAATCTTCATGTGTCGCGCACTTTCAGAATAAACGACAACGTGCCGGCGTACGATTCTCTGCCGGAATTCGGAAAGGGGGTAAACTTTTTCGATCCTTATATAAAAAGTCTTCATAAAGAATATGCCCGACAGCTTCTTACGCATGTAAATCCTTATACGGGTTTGCCTTTGAAAGACGACCCGGTTATGGCAATGGTTGAAATTACAAACGAGAATTCGCTCTATCGTTTTTGGCGGGATGATAATCTCAAACCGATTTCCGAAGGAGGCGAACTCCCTTATGTCTATTCGAAAAAACTCGACAGTTTGTGGATCGAATTCCTTAGAGAAAAATATCAAAACGACGAAGCGTTAAAAAACGCCTGGAACAATTATACAAAAGAAGCGGGCGCGGGCGAGCAAATCGAAGACGGCGGTTTCGAATCGGGATCGAAAGGGAAATGGCAACTCGAACAACATTCCGGCGCAACGGCTCTTTTTACGATCGATTCGAACGAGTCGTACAAAGGCGGCAAGAGCGCAAAAGTGGAAGTGACAAAATCTTCCGATCAAAACTGGCATATTCAGTTCAAATATCCGTATGCGACAGTTAAAAAGGATTCTACTTACACGGTCAAATTTGCCGCCAAATCGAGCGTTCCCGTTCAAATAAGCGTAAGCGTAATGAATGACGGCTCTCCTTATAATTATTACTCCGGAATAACAATTAATCTAACTCCGGACTGGCAGGAATTTTCGTTCAGCTTCAGAGCGCCGGAAGACAATAACGGGCGCGCACGACTTTCGTTCAACCTTGGATTGGAAAACAATACATATTGGTTCGATGATTTTAGTTTCGCTACGGCGGGAATAGAAGGGCTGCGCGAAGGCGAATCGCTTGCGTCGGGTAATGTGGGACGTATCGATTACAGCAAAGCGGTTCAATTTTCCGCGCAACGGGTTAAGGATATGTCGGAATTCTATATCAATCTGGAACGACAATATTTCAAAGAAATGACCACGTATCTTAAAGATACGATCGGCGTAAAAGTTCCGATTGTAACTACCAATTGGAATGCGGGAACGGCTGATTTAGCCGCTATGTCCGACGGCGATTATGTGGACAATCATGCTTACTGGGATCATCCTCAATTTCCGAACGAGCCGTGGTCTTCGACCGACTGGCTGATCAATAACACGCCGATGGTAAAGGATATTAACGGCGGAACTGTTCCCGGGCTTTATGCTGGCGTTCCGATTAAAGGAAAACCGTTTACGGTCAGCGAGTATAATCACTCATTCCCTAATCGTTATCAGGTTGAGTCGGTTCTATTTTCAGCCGGATACGCTTCGTTCAACGACGCCGACGGTTTTATGTATTTTGCCTACGACGAAGCTTACGACTGGGGCGTCGATAAAATCAATAATTATTTTGCAATCAACAGGAACTCCGTCTTGATGTCGTTCTTTCCGACGATTGCATACGTATTTCGTAACGGCATCGTAAGACCTTCTTCCGAGCCGGTGTATCTTTCTTACACAGCCGACACAATATACGCGCTGCCGCGCGAAGACGCTTCCGGCTGGACGGGTCCGACTTATTTCGACAGAAAACTCGCTTTGAAACATTCTGTTAAAACCGAATCGTATTTCGGGAATCATACGACCGATTTTAGAGCTCTGGAAGCCACTCCTGTAAATCCGTACAAAACCGATACGGGCGAAATCGAATGGGATGCCGATAAAGGAACGATAAGCATAATTACAGACCGCTTTGTGGGATACGGAGGTTTCTTTAACGGCTTGTTGAATAAAAACGCCGGCGGATTGAAGATTGTCGATACGCGCGGCAACAGCGACTTCGGGGTTATTACCTGGCTTTCGCTCGACGGCGACTCGCTTTCCGAATCGAGAAAATCTTTGATTACGATTGCGTCCCGGATTCAAAACAGAGGAATGATCTGGTACAATAATAACACGACTCTCAAAAACAGCTGGGGCGGAAGTCCCACCGAAATTCTTCCGCTCGACTTGACGCTCGAATTGAACATCCTTGCCGATTCGATTAAAATTATTCCGCTCGATACGAAAGGAAAAGAGAATTATACGAAAGCTTTTACGGTTCTTCCTAACGCAGGCGGCAAGTTCGTTGTCGATTTGAATCAATCGGTTCTTAATACCCTCTGGTTCGGAATCGAAGCTTACGGCGAAGGCGTTCCTACTTCAATAAAAGAAGAAAGCGCAATAAATTACGATTACAATTTAATGCAGAATTATCCGAATCCGTTTAATCCCTCGACGCAAATCGAATACAGCGTGGGAAAAGAAGGTTTCGTATCGCTGAAGGTTTACGACGTTCTCGGCAGGGAAGTAAAAACTCTCGCCGAAGGATATCACAAACCGGGCGGCTATAAAATTTTGTTCGACGCTTCGGAACTCTCCGCGGGCGTTTATTTCTACCGGCTCGCTGCCGGCAATGCGGAATTTACAAAATCGATGCTGCTGGTGAAATAA